In Carassius carassius chromosome 46, fCarCar2.1, whole genome shotgun sequence, the following proteins share a genomic window:
- the LOC132129471 gene encoding protein snail homolog Sna-like, translating to MPRSFLVKKYFSNKKPNYSELEGQTDQRYAVVPQCFPLDVFPTREGSSVVPTYPSMLVWTTSALPLTFTAVSPSIPSPPGPLDLSSQSSSSSSGEEDDCRTSDPPSPDPADRFQCAHCGKTCSSPAVLSLHQLTHCTASPQTLTTAAGATSTSTRAAFHCKHCPKEYSSLGALKMHIRSHTLPCVCTTCGKAFSRPWLLRGHIRTHTGERPFSCPHCNRAFADRSNLRAHLQTHSEVKKYQCGTCSRTFSRMSLLHKHTLSSCCPSA from the exons ATGCCACGTTCTTTTCTTGTCAAGAAATATTTCTCCAACAAGAAGCCAAACTACAGTGAACTGGAGGGTCAAACTG ACCAACGCTATGCTGTCGTCCCACAATGCTTCCCTCTGGATGTCTTCCCCACCAGAGAAGGCAGCTCTGTGGTGCCCACCTATCCCTCCATGCTCGTGTGGACCACCAGTGCCTTACCCCTTACCTTCACAGCGGTGTCACCCAGCATCCCCTCTCCTCCTGGGCCTCTGGACCTGAGCTCTCAGTCCAGCTCCAGCAGCAGTGGAGAGGAGGACGACTGCCGTACATCTGACCCTCCCAGCCCAGACCCCGCCGACCGCTTCCAGTGCGCCCACTGTGGCAAGACCTGCAGCAGCCCGGCCGTGCTGTCTCTCCATCAGCTCACGCACTGCACCGCCAGCCCACAGACGCTCACTACTGCTGCAGGAGCCACCAGCACAAGCACCAGAGCGGCCTTCCACTGCAAGCACTGTCCCAAAGAGTACAGCAGTCTGGGTGCGCTCAAGATGCACATCCGCTCACACACGCTCCCCTGTGTGTGCACCACGTGTGGAAAGGCCTTCTCCAGACCCTGGTTACTGCGAGGACACATCCGTACACACACCG GTGAACGGCCCTTCTCATGCCCCCACTGTAACCGTGCGTTTGCGGACCGCTCGAACCTGCGTGCTCACCTGCAGACCCACTCCGAAGTGAAGAAGTACCAGTGTGGAACGTGCTCTCGTACCTTCAGCCGCATGTCcctcctgcacaaacacaccctCTCCAGCTGCTGTCCGTCTGCCTAG